The window CATCGCCTGGAATTTGCCGGTGGCTTCCGCGTCCTCAGGCCCGCTCAGCACGCCGGCCGCGCCCTGCAAATCGAGCGCATAAGCTGCGACATCCTGGACCATCGAGCCCGCGACCAGCTTGCCGATCGAATTTTCGGGGCCCGGACGCTCGCCCTTCGATAGCGCCGAGATCGCGCGCATGCTGGTGTATTTCAGGCCGCTCGCCTTCACCGCCCATTGGGCAAGTTTTGAGCGAACGTCGCGGTCGTCAATCGCGGGGCCATCCTCCAGCATCAGACTGCTGCAGAATTCGAACAGTTCCGGAAAACCTGTGGCGACGCCGGCGCCGATCGACATGCGCTCGTTCATCAGCGTGGTCAGCGACACGTTCCAGCCGTCATTGACTTCGCCGAGCCGCTGCGCGTCGGGTATTTTGACATCGGCAAAATATACCTCGTTGAAATCGGACTGGCCGTTGGCCTGCTTGATCGGCTTGATCTCGACGCCCGGGCTCTTCATGTCCAGGAAAAACATGGTCAGCCCCTTGTGCTTGGGCACATTGGGATCGGTGCGGGTCAAGAGGATGCCGTAGTCGGAATAATGCGCGCCTGAAGTCCAGATCTTCTGGCCGTTGATGATCCAGTCGTCGCCGCGTTTCTCCGCGCGCGTGCGCAAGCCAGCAACGTCGGAACCGCCGGCGGGTTCGGAGAATAGCTGACACCAGATCTTTTCGCCTGATGCCAGCGGTGGCAAATATTTTCGTTTTTGCTCCTCGCCGGCAAACGCCATCATGGTCGGCCCGCACATGCCGTGGCCGATGATGAACATCGAGCTGAGCTTGCCGAACGCGCCCTCCTCCTGCTGCCAGATCACGCGCTCGATGGGCGTTGCACCTCGGCCGCCATATTCCTTTGGCCAGTGCAGGCAGGCCCATCCCGCGTCGGCCTTTTTCTTTTGCCAGGCTTTTGCCACTTCGAGGATGTTGGCGCCCTTCAATTGCGTGCGGCCGAGCGAGGAGTTTTTCAGTTCCTCCTCATACTGCCTCGGCGCATTCGCCGCGATCCAGGCTTTTGCCTGGGCGCGGAACGCGGCTTCTTGCGGGGTGTCATCGAAGTTCATTCGCTTTGTCCTCACTCGTCATTCCGGACGATCCGCGCCCCCGCGGATCGATCCGGAATCCAGAAGTTACTTACGCCGAGATTCCGGGTTCGCGCGGAGCCTGTCATCGGGCCGCGCTTTGCGCGGACCCGTTGGCGCGCCCCGGAATGACGTTGTGATCACGCCGCGTTCTTCTTGCGCATGCGGTCGATCAGCGCATCTTCCCAATAAGACAGACTGCCGAGCGACAGCGCGGTGGCATTGGCGCGGCGGTAATACATGTGGCAGTCGAACTCCCAGGTGAAACCCATGCCGCCATGGACCTGGATGTTGTTCTTGGCGCAGTGCTGGAACGCCTGCGTCGCGCTGATGCGTGCCGCGGCCGCAGCTTCCGGCAATTCCGAGGCGTTGGTCGAGAGCGCCCAGGCGCCGTAATAGCAATTCGAGCGCGCCAGCGTCGCCGAGACATACATATCGGCCAGCATGTGTTTGACGGCCTGGAACGAGCCGATCGGCCGGCCGAAGGCGATGCGATCGAGCGCATAGTCGCGGCCCATTTCGAGCGCGCGGTCGGCGCCGCCGACCTGCTCGAAGGCCAGCAGCACCGCGGCGCGGTCGAGTACCTGCGAAATAATGCTAAAACCTTCGCCGGCGGGGCCGAGCGGCTCGGCCTTGCAGTTGTTGAACGTTAGTTCGGCTTGTCCGCGCGATGGATCAACATTGGTCAGCGACTTTGCTTCGACGCCCCCGGCCTTCATGTCCACCAGAAACAGCGAAATATCGCTATCGCGCCCGCTCGAGCCGGTGCGCGCGGCGACGACGGCAAAATCAGCAATGGCGCCGTCGGGCACCGGCTTCTTGACGCCATTGAGGCTGCCGCCGGTTGCCGAAAGTTTTATCAGCTTCGGCGACGGATTGCCCTTTCCTTCGAACAAGGCCAGCGTGCCGATGGCTTCGCCCGAGGCAATCTTGGGCAGCCATTTTTGCTTCTGCGCCTCGCTGCCGGCCAACAAAATCGCTTCCGCCGCCAGATAAACGGTGGACGAAAACGGCACCGGCGCCAGCGCCCGGCCCATTTCTTCCGCGATCACGCAGAGTTCGAGATGTCCGGCGCCGGCACCGCCGAACGCTTCCGGAATCGCGACGCCGAGAAAGCCCATCTCGGCAAGGCCCTTCCACAGTTCGCGGTCATATGGCTCCTTGCCGTCGAGCACGGTGCGCACCGCTTTCGGCGGGCACTTTTCGGCGAGGAATTTTCGCGCTTCGTCGCGGAGCTGTTTTTGTTCGTCGGAGAAATCGAAATTCATGGCGGCGTACCTTTTACTGGCTGTCATTCCGGGGCGCGTTGCAAACGCGAACCCGGAATCTCGAAGTAAGGAACCTCTGGATTCCGGATCGGTCCGAAGACGGACCGTCCGGAATGACGGTTTGTGGTTGCGGTTGATGGGTTTCGCAAGCGCTCAACCCATCCTACGATTAGTTCAAAATGATCACGTCCTCTCCGGGCGCATCGGCATAGAGCCGCTCCACCAATACGGCGCGGCGCTCGAGGCCGGCGCGCTGGTTGATGTAGCCCTTGTCGGTGAGTTCATTGCCGTCGATCGAGGCCGGCTCGATCATCAGCATCGCACGCGCAATCCGCCGGCTGCTGGCGCCTTCGCTCGATTTATTATGCGCATCCAGGCCGCGCTTCAGGCAGGCCAGCACCTCGGGATGCTTTACGACTTCCTCATAGCTCGCGTCGGGATTGCCTGTGATCTGCCGGCAAGCGTGCAAATTGGGCCAGGCCAGAAGCGCCACGAACGGCCGATCCTGCCCCGTGACCAGCGCATCCTGCACGACAGGCGTCGCCGCGGCGATGGCGTCGGTGCGCAAGGAGCCGACGTGGACGAAGGTTCCGGTCGTGAGCTTAAAGTCCTCGACCACGCGGCCAGCAAAAATGATGCCCTGCACGGGATCTTCGGGATCGACGAACACACCGGCATCGCCGATGCAATAAAAGCCTTCGTCGTCGAACGCGGCCTTGGTGAGCTCGGGCTGACCGAAATAGCCGGGCGTGACGTTGACGCCGCGCAGCCGCAATTCGTATTTCGCACCGCACGGCACCATCTTCAATTCGACGCCGGGAAACGGCAGGCCGATCAGGCCGACGCGCTCGGTATCCCAATAAGTCCCGGTCGCGGTCGGCGCGGTCTCGGTCGAGCCCCAACCGGTATAGAACACGATGCGCTCGCCGGTGGCGCGCACCGCGAGCGCCTGCATCCGGTCATAGAGATCGTCCGGCAGCCGCGCGCCGCCATACGCCATCATGCCCAGATTTTTGAAGAAACTTCGGCACAGCCCGTCGTCCTTTTCCATGGCAGCCGCCAGCGCGGCATAGCCCGCAGGGACGTTGGCGTAATAGGTCGGCGAGATCTCGCGTAAATTTCGCAGCGTCTCCTCGATCATGCCCGGCATCGGCCGGCCGTCGTCGATATAAAGCGTGCCGCCTTCGGTCAGCACCGGATTGAACAGCGCATTGCCGCCCATGGTGTGATTCCAGGGCATCCAGTCGAGATACGTCGACGGCGGCCCGTTGGGATCGCGCGGCCGCACCTGCATCATCATCGCCGCATTGGCGCACATCATCGCCTGCGTGTTGATGACCGCCTTGGGCATCCCGGTCGAGCCCGAGGTGAACAGCAGTTTTCCCACCGTATCTGGCGTGATCTGCGCAATCGATTGCTCAACGTCTTTTGTGATCCGCGTCGCGGCGAGATCGGCGAAGGCGATGCTCTTGATGCCTTCGCACGGACGGACAACATGAATGACGGTGACACCATCGAGAGGAAGCGCCTTCAGCGCTTTCTCAAAGGTCGGGCCGTCCTGCACCATCACCACCGCCGGCTTGATGAGAGCGAAAAGATATTTCAGCTTGGCGTGATCGTGGCTCATCAGCGAATAGGCCGGCGACACCGGCGCTGCCGGCAACCGCGCCTGCATCGCCGCCATCGTCATCAGCGCGTGCTCGATCGAATTGCCGGAGAGGATCGCAACCGGGCTTTCGGGTTTGAGCTTCAGACCGAGCAGGCCTTGCGTCAGCGCGTCCACGCTGCGCTTGGCTTCGGCATAGGACAGCTTGCGCCATTGCCGGGCGGTGCCTGTGCGCTGCGCGAGCCAGGTCCGGTCGGGGCGCTCGCTCGCCCATTTCGAGAGAGAGGCCGGGATATGCTTCTCATACGGTTTGAGGGGAATGCGCGACTTCAAGACGATGACGCCGTCGCCCCGCCGCTCGACCGCGATATCCCGCTTCAGCCATTCGATCTTGCGAAAGCCCGGCTTTGTCAAAACCGCGGCTGCATTCCCACTCATATTGCATCTCCCGGAATTTCTTGGTCCTTTGCGGATCCTTATGTCTTACCGCCCGATATAGACAGGCTTTCGCTCGTCGAGAAAGGCCCTGATGCCTTTGTCAGCGAATCGCGGCGCCGATTGCTGCGCCCTCTCCCCTTGTGGGAGAGGGCATCACCGGCGGCAGCCGCGCATTCGATGCGGTGAGGGGTTGCCAGCCGGATAGAACCCCTCGCCCGTCTTCGCTTCGCCATAGCCGATGCTAAAGCATCGGCGTCTTATCTAAGAACGGCGGCCGAAGGCCGCCTATGCCTCTCCCACAAGGGGAGAGGGGAAGAAGAACTACCGCGGCGCCATGCGGATGGCGCCGTCGAGGCGGATGGTTTCGCCGTTGAGCATCGGGTTCTCGACGATGTGAACGGCGAGGTTGCCGTATTCAGAGGCATCGCCCAGCCGCGCCGGATGCGGCACCTGGGCGCCGAGGCTCTTGCGCGCCTCTTCGTTGAGCCCCATCAACAGCGGCGTCAGGAACAGGCCGGGCGCGATCGTGTTGACGCGAATCTTTTGGCTCGCGAGGTCGCGCGCCGCCGGCAGCGTCAAACCGACCACACCGCCCTTGGACGCCGAATAAGCGATCTGGCCGATCTGACCTTCATAGGCCGCCACACTCGCGGTGTTGATGATGACGCCGCGCTCTTCCCCGATGGGCTCCGCGGTGACCAGACGTTCGGCAAATAGCCGAAGCACGTTGAAGGTACCGATCAGATTGACGTTGATGACGCGGACAAATTTGGCGAGCGGATAGACGCCGTCCCTGCCGACAATGCGCTGCGAGCCGCCGATGCCGGCGCAATTCATCAGCACGCGCGCGACACCATGGGCGCTTTCCGCCTTCGCAAGTCCGGCCTTGACCTGCTCCTCGTCGGTGACGTCGGCGTGAACAGCGACGCCCTTCACTTCGGCCGCGACCTTTTCGGCATTCTCCTTGCTCTGGTCAAGCACGGCGATTTTTGCGCCTTTGGCGGCCATGGCGCGCGCGGTGGCGGCGCCTAAGCCCGAGCCACCGCCGGTAATGAGAACAGCAACGTCTTTCAACTGCATGATAAAACCTTTCCTTGGGCGTTTTCTTTTAGGTAGGCGAATGGGGAGTAGCGAATAGAAGAACCGCCTTCTATTCGCTATTCGCTACTCCCCATTCGCCCTTTTGGTCGTCAGCATGCCCCCGCAAATCAAAGCTTCCATATGCCGGATATACTGGCGGCAGACCTCCTCGGTGACCGGGCCGACGCCGGTCGCGCGCGACATCGCGTGCCGCCCGAAGAACAGATGATCGCAGGCGCCGATCAGGCTGGTGTAGAACAACACCGGATCGATGGTGCGGAACTCGCCGGCCCTGATGCCTTCGGCAAGCAGGCGGCGATGAAAATCCAACAGCGGCGCGACAAAGAATTTTGAAACCTCATCGGCCGCCTCCGCGCTACTTTCGTGCAGGAGATAGTGGATCAGCCGGTTCATATAGGGGAACTGGTGGTACGCCCGGATGATACCGGCGATATGCAGCTTCAGTTTCGCGGTCGGCGTGATCGGTTGCGCCAGGAGATATTCGAGGTTGGCCACTTCGGTGGCGGCATCGCGCGCCAGCAGCGCCAGCAACAACCCGTCCTTGTTGCCGAAATGATATTTCACTAGCGCGGCGTTGACCCCGGACTTCTGGGCGATGTCGCTCAAGGACACCTCGATCGAGGAGCGCTCGATCATCAATTCGCTGGCCGCGACCAGGAGTTTTTCCGCGGTGGTGTTCCTTCCGCCCGGAAGCCTTGTCGGTACGCTGGTAGTCAATTGTGATCCCATGACCCGTCCGCGGGGGAATTCCAAAAGAAAATTCGAGGGCAGATAAGCCGATGCCGGCGCCGCACTCAAGAGTTAATTGATTGATTGACTAAATCCCCAGGCGCCTCTTAAATCCGCTCCCGTCATTGAAACACCAGCCAATAACAATCAGGGAGAACAATCATGGCCGAGGCTTATATCGTCGCCGCCGCCCGCACCGCCGGCGGCCGCAAGGGAGGGCGCCTCGCCGGCTGGCATCCGGCGGATCTCGCAGCCTCCGTGCTGGATTCGCTGATCGAGCGTTCCGGCGCCGCCCCCGATCAGGTCGAAGACGTGATCATGGGCTGCGTGATGCAGGCCGGCGAGCAGTCCAACAACGTCGCGCGCAACGCCATCATGGCGTCAAAGCTGCCGGAGAGCGTGCCCGGCACCTCGATCGACCGGCAATGCGGTTCCTCGCAGCAGGCGCTGCACTTCGCGGCGCAAGCCGTGATGTCCGGCAGCATGGACTGCGTGATCGCCGCCGGCGTCGAATCGATGACCCGGGTGCCTATGGGACTGGCGTCGCAATTGCCGGCCAAGAACGGTTTTGGCCATTACAAGAGCCCGAACATCGAGAAGCGCTATCCGAACATCGTGTTCAGCCAGTTCACCGGCGCCGAGATGATGGCGGAGAAGTACGGCCTGTCGAAGAACGATCTCGACGAATATTCCTATGAGAGCCACCAGCGCGCCATTGCCGCAACGCAAGCCGGAAAATTCAAGGACGAGATCATCCCGCTGCAGATCACTCGCGCCGATGGTTCGACCGATACCCACACCATCGACGAAGGCATCCGCTTCGATGTCAGCCTCGATGGCATCAAAGGCGTCAAATTGATCGCGGAAAACGGCAAGCTCACCGCCGCCTCTTCCAGCCAGATCTGCGACGGCGCCTCCGGCGTGATGGTAGTCAATGAAAAGGGGCTAAAATCGCTCGGCATCAAGCCGATGGCGCGGATCCATCACATGACCATGATGGGCGGCGATCCCGTGATCATGCTGGACGCGCCGCTGCATGCGACCGAGCGCGCGCTGAAGAAGGCCAACATGTCGATCGACGACATCGACCTGTTTGAGGTCAACGAGGCCTTTGCCTCGGTGCCGACCGCATGGCTGAAGACCACCGGCGCCGATCCGGCGAGACTGAACGTCAACGGCGGCGCCATCGCGCTCGGCCATCCGCTCGGCGGCTCCGGCACCAAGCTGATGACCACGCTGGTCAACGCGCTGAAGCAGCGCAACAAGCGCTACGGCCTGCAGACCATGTGCGAAGGCGGCGGCATGGCGAATGTGACGATCGTGGAGCGGCTCTGAGAACTCGTGGGGCGGCTTTAATAGCAAGCCCCAACAACCGGTGTCGTCCCGGCCTTGAGCCGGGACCCATAACCACAAATGTTGGCGGTTTGCCGGGCTGGGGCTACAGCTTGTTTCAACAATTCAAATCGGTGGTTATGGGACCCCGCTCCCCGTGCGCAATTGCGCACTAGGCGGGGACGACCACGTTGATTGTTTCGGGATTTCATCATGACGCATCCCTCGATCCACGCGCGGACACAGCCCGACAAAATCGCCTATCAGATGGCGGGGACCGGCAAGGCGATCACCTATCGCGAGCTCGATGAACTATCGAACCAGGGCGCGCATCTGTTTCGCGCGCTCGGCCTGAAGGCCGGCGACCACATCGCGCTGTTGATGGAAAATCGCCTCGCGTTCATGGAGATCTGCTGGGCGGCGCAGCGAAGCGGGCTCTATTATACCGCGATCAGCCGCTACCTCACCAGCGAGGAGATCGCCTACATCATTAGGGATTGCGGCGCCAAGATCGTCATCACCTCGCCGAAATGCGCCGAACAGATTAAGGGCTTAATCACCGGCGCGGCTGGCGAAGCCTGCTTCTACATGATCGACGAGCCGCTGCCGGGCTTTCGCTCCTTCGACAAGGAAGCGATCGCGCAGCCGACCACGCCGATATCAGACGAAGTCGCCGGCTACGACATGCTGTATTCGTCGGGCACCACTGGGCGGCCCAAAGGTATCAAGAAGCAATTCGCCCATGGCCCGATCGACCTGCCGAATCCATTTCTGAAAGTTCTCTGCGCCGACATGTGCGGAATGAATTCCGACAGCCTTTATTTATCGCCGGCGCCGCTCTATCACGCCGCTCCGCTGCGCTTCAACATGATGGCGATCACGCTAGGGGGCACCTCGATCATCATGGAATCCTTTGACGCCGAGGAATTTTTGCGCCTGGTCGAGAAGCATGGGATCACCCAGTCGCAGCTGGTGCCGACCATGTTCGTGCGCATGCTGAAACTGCCGGACGAGGTGCGCATCCGTTACGATGTCTCGTCGCTCAAAGGCGCGATCCACGCCGCCGCGCCCTGCCCGGTCGATGTGAAGGCAAAAATGATCGAATGGTGGGGACCGATCCTGATCGAATATTACGGCGGCTCCGAGGGCAACGGCATCACAGTGTCGACGTCGCAGCAATGGCTAACCCATCGCGGCACCGTCGGTCGCGCCGTTGTCGGCAAGGCCAAAATTCTCGACGAGAACGATCAGGAATTACCGGTGGGGGAGATCGGCACGGTGTACTTCGCCGATGGGCCGGTGTTTTCCTATCACAACGATCCCGAGAAGACGAAACGCGCCTATAACGCCAGGGGCTGGTCGACACTCGGCGACGTCGGCTATCTCGACGACGAAGGCTTTCTCTATCTCACCGATAGAAAATCCTACATGATCATTTCCGGCGGCGTGAACATCTATCCGCAGGAGACCGAGGACGTGCTGATCACGCATCCCGAGATCGCCGATGTCGCGGTGTTCGGGGTCCCCAACGAGGAAATGGGCGAAGAAGTCAAGGCGGTGGTGCAGCCGCACGACATGGCGCGCGCCGGCAAAGAGCTCGAAGCCGAACTGATATTGTTTTGCCGAAAACATCTGTCGTCGATCAAATGCCCAAAGAGCATCGACTTCGAGGCCGAACTTCCACGCACGCCCACCGGAAAATTGGTGAAGCGGCATTTGCGGGATCGCTATTGGCCGAAGACGGCGGCGCGGGTGTAGCAGCAATCACCTCTCAACGTCGTCATGCCCGGGCTTGTCCCGCGCATCCACGTCTTTACAATCCATCGGCATAAAAAGACGTGGATGGCCGGGACGAGCCCGGCCATGACGACGAGGAAACGAGCCGATGCCCTCCCTCCCCGACATTCCCCTTCCCCCCGGCATCCGCTCGCGGTTCGTCGACGATATCAACGGCCTTCGCATGCATGTGCTCGAAACCGGCTTCGAGACGCGCGGCCGGCCCTGCATCCTGCTGCTGCATGGCTTTCCCGAGCTCGCCTTTAGCTGGCGCAAGGTGATGCCGGCGCTGGCGGCGGCCGGTTATCACGTGATTGCGCCGGACCAGCGAGGCTATGGCCGCACCACCGGTTGGGATGCGGATTACGACGGCGATCTCAATTCGTTCCGGCTGCTCAACCTGGTGCGCGATGCGCTCGGCCTCGTGTCGGCCTTCGGCTATCGATCGGTCGATGCCGTGGTCGGACATGATTTCGGCTCTTCGGTCGCCGCGTGGTGCGCGCTGGTGCGGCCCGATGTATTTCGATCGGTGGCCCTGATGAGCGCGCCGTTCGCAGGGCCGCCGCAGCTCACATTCAATACCGCCGATGCGCCGGCGCGGCCGAAACAAGCCGATCCCGTGCATCGCGAACTCGCGGCGCTGCCGCGGCCGCGCAAGCATTATCAATGGTACTACTCGACGCGTGCGGCCAATGCCGACATGCACCGCGCGCCCCAAGGCGTGCACGATTTCCTGCGCGCCTATTACCACCACAAGAGCGCCGACTGGAAAGACAACAAGCCCTATCCGCTCCAATCGTGGTCGGCGGGCGAGTTGGCAAAACTGCCGACCTACTACGTCATGGACCTCGCAAAGAACATGGCCGAGACCGTGGCCGAGGAAATGCCGTCAGCGGAAGCGATCGCCGCCAACACATGGCTGCCCGACCGCGAACTCGCCTTCTACAGCGCCGAATATGCGCGCACCGGATTTCAGGGCGGCTTGCAATGGTATCGCTGCGGCACTTCGGGCGCGTTCACCGCCGAACTCGAGACTTATTCCGGCCGCACAATCGACGTGCCCTCCTGCTTCATCTCGGGAAAGCAGGACTGGGGCACCTATCAGCGCCCCGGCACATTCGAGGCGATGCAGACAAGGGCATGCGCGCGCATGATCGGCGTTCACCTGATCGACGGTGCCGGCCATTGGGTACAGCAGGAGCAGCCGGAGCAGGTCAGTCACCTGCTGTTGCAATTCGTGAAGCAGGCGAGCGAGGCTGCGTCCGGTTAAGTTCATCGCCAGTTCATCATCGCTCCGGCATCATGGCGCTATTCGCCGCAGGAACCGTTTCCGGGTGCCGGCGTTCTTGACCACCGGGTAATGCGCCCGCGAAAGTCACTGGAGGAGGAGAGATTTATGGAGAAGAAGATCGCTGGACTTTTGGGAGCCGTGGCGACGCTCGGGGCGATGAATGCCGCGCAGGCCGCGCCGGCGCCTAATCCAGCCCCGAGCGACATTTTGCGGGCTAATTCCTTCGCGGATCTTCTCACACCGATCCCGAACGCGGCATCGCTGCTGCAGGCGATCGATGAATCGGCGCCGGTCCCGTCAGCGGACGACAACGTCCAGCTGGCCCAGTTCTACTACCCGCATCATCACCATCATCACCACCACCACAACGGATATGGCCGATATTATGGGTATGATGAGGGGCCCCGCGTCATCATCGTGCCTCGCCGATACCGGCATCACCATCACCACCATCATCACCATCATCACAGCTTCTATCGCCGCGACTATTGAGGTCGCGCGCCATCGGATGATGAGAAAACAGGACCCTTCGGGTCCTGTTTTTTTACGCTGAATGTTTTCCGGTTGGGCCGAATCATGGCTGCGAATGAACGGCCTCGTGGTTCGAGGCGCGCGGCATTGCCGCGCTCCTCACCATGAGGGTCTAAGACCTCATCCTGAGGAGCCGCGCGTTTGCGCGGCGTCTCGAAGGATGAAGCCTCGCATCGAAACGCTCTATTCCTCGCGGGCTTTCTCCTTTGCCGCGCGATGCAGATGGCGGTAGGTGCCGTCGAACACGGTATCGGTGGACGACGTCCATTCGGTCCCGGCCGACAGCGTCGGCCTGGAGTTATAGATGCGACGCGCCTGCAATTCGCGCTCGGCCGCCTCCTCCTCGTCCATCCGCTCGAGATCGAAGGGCGCTTCCTCGGGGATCACGAGGATCTGCGCGAACGGCTCGTTGGGGCGGAAAATGTGGGTGCGGCCCTCGGCCGGCGCCTTGAACACGCAGAAGAACATCATCGGCCACCAGTTCCGGATTAGCGCCGGCACCGCGATCGGCACGGTGTCGGTCGGGTCGGTATAGAACCGCGGATGCGGCTCGGTCCGGATCGCCATGCCCTTCTCGACCTTGAGATCGAGCAGTATCTGGTAGGTGTAAAAATGGTCGCCGAAATTCCGGAACGGCGGCCATTGCACGCCGCCGTCGGGCGGCGGCCCCCAATCTCCCTCCATGACCAAATGGCTGTCCTTGGTCGTGACGTGGAATTCGTTGTCGTATGGATAAAACAACTCGATCCCGTATTGCGCGCCTTCCGAAAACGGAACGCAGTGCCAGACCTGTTCGCGCGAACCATCGGCGCGCGGTTCGCGTTTTCCGGCCCATCCGGGAATCTCGAGCTTGGTTCGGCGCGGCGCCAGCCGCGGATCGTTCAAGCGGTATTTGACCTTGTCCATGCGATCTCCCGGTGGATGTTCCCTTTCGATAGGAACCCGAACGGGCATCGGCCGCAACGGTTCCAAACGGCGGGATTTGGGTATCACGGAGAAGCTATCCGCCTTTTTTCACGCGGCGAATTGACCCCGCTCGATCGAGCCTCTATAGCTTTAGAACCATTCTAAATTAGGACGGTTCTAATGAAGAATTTCGCCGATTTGACCGAGCGCGAAGTGCTGGCGGTTGCGATCTCCGCGGAGGAGGAAGACAGCCGCATCTACATGACCTTCGCGGAAGACCTCGCGGAGCGCTACCCGGAATCTGCGAAATTATTCGAGGAGATGGCGGAGGAGGAAAAAGGCCATCGCCACATGCTGCTGCAGATGTACGAACAGCGCTTCGGCCCGAACCTGCCGCCGATCCGACGCGACAATGTGCGGGGATTTTTGCGCCGCAAGCCGATCTGGCTGACCAAGAACCTGCCGCTCGACAC is drawn from Bradyrhizobium lablabi and contains these coding sequences:
- a CDS encoding alpha/beta hydrolase, with amino-acid sequence MPSLPDIPLPPGIRSRFVDDINGLRMHVLETGFETRGRPCILLLHGFPELAFSWRKVMPALAAAGYHVIAPDQRGYGRTTGWDADYDGDLNSFRLLNLVRDALGLVSAFGYRSVDAVVGHDFGSSVAAWCALVRPDVFRSVALMSAPFAGPPQLTFNTADAPARPKQADPVHRELAALPRPRKHYQWYYSTRAANADMHRAPQGVHDFLRAYYHHKSADWKDNKPYPLQSWSAGELAKLPTYYVMDLAKNMAETVAEEMPSAEAIAANTWLPDRELAFYSAEYARTGFQGGLQWYRCGTSGAFTAELETYSGRTIDVPSCFISGKQDWGTYQRPGTFEAMQTRACARMIGVHLIDGAGHWVQQEQPEQVSHLLLQFVKQASEAASG